The nucleotide window acaATATCAAAGAAGCTTCTTCCAACCTTTCGAACAATGGGGACGTTTTTCAAATTAAACTGAATTCAAGAGCAATTAGTAGCTCCTaggtgtcagacactgttctagtcACTCAGGgtacagagatgaataaagatGAGCCCTTGTCCTCAAGGACTCAGCCACATGAAGGAAACATTCCAAATCCCCTTTCCACAGCAGTACAGACCTGCATTTTCTGTTTGATATTCACTTGACgaggaaaggaatttttttcttcgGCATTCTTTTTCCCCTCCAATTTTGAAGTAACATCTTCCTTCCGAACAATCACCTGCTTTATTGAAGGACGGTCTACTTCTTTGATTCTTTGTGATCTGTATGCATCAATGCTTCAGGAAATAAGTTAAACATTATTAGAAAGCCAGCAACACACTAAGTACTATCCTTTACTGAACACTTCAGAATTTGATATTGAAATGTATCAGCAGAATACGTCACCAGAACGGAAAATGACACTGGGTGAAAGAGATGCTGAAAAAAGTGATTCCCAAGTTTTACATGGgttaattattaataacattataaCTGTAAATAACACAGCTTGTCACGACAATCTAACCATGACCCTTCGTGAGTGAATACCTTCACAAAACGTTCTTACCTATACAGAAGGTCACGATCCTCAGAACCAATGCTGTCACCAGACTCAGCCCGAGGGACACGGGTTCTCTGGAATTTTCCTGGTTTTGGACTCTGATCACTTGTGCTAGTGTCTTTCAATTCCAATCGAGGTGAGGAAACTAAACTCTGCAGGGAAGCACATCAGACATTAGAGTTAATGGATGACattgattctaaataataattctaaggaatgaatgaattctctattattaggaaataaatatcCCATAAGTCAACTGATTCATCATAAAAACAAGACACACTAAAATAAGTTcctaaaaagtaaatgaataaatgaaagtagAAGACAGCTAAAACCTACACataaccctttaaaaaaatatttctaattaaatcAATTTCCAAACAAAGCTGCAGTTATTCAATTTAGagtaataactaataatataGTTAGctcttaataaaaatgttaactgtcTGGTGCTAACTACTAATATActaatatgtatattatgtatccATGATGGAGGTACTATTTTTAACCTCACTTCCCAGATGAGGGAACTATAGCAAAGAAATTACACAACTTGACCAACAAAcctcagtaaatggcagagccaggatttgagcccaaACATCTGGCCTTTTTAGGCACGCTACAGTTCAGATTTTATCTAAGGTCAACAGGAAGCCACTCAAGAGTTTTAAGCTCACTTTTAAGAGAATTAACATCAGGTTTGCTAAATCCCCCTGGCTATACAGTATGCTATATTCCCATgtaccaaataaaacaaaaggagacCCCAAAACGACTTGGTTTCTTTATATCCTGGGGCTGtttacatttcatcttttcttacctctggACTTACCACACCCACGGTCTGTGCTAACGGAGCAAGTAAAGACATTGAGGAGATATTCAGTCCATCTTCCTGTTCTTCATTGCTTTCTGCTTCTGCTTGATCCGTCTCCTCCTGGCTCTTTTCCACCTCTAGTTCACTTTCCTCTAGGACATCACTGAAGATGTCATTAATTACTTTTGAACTATTGATATCATGATCATCATCCACGCTCATCTCAATCTCACGTACcacttctgaaaaatatttcaataagtGAATACTGTGATCCAGCCCTTTAAGGATTAAAGGGATAGCAGAGAAGATCTACTATTCATATGCTTACTtactaaacaggaaaaaaagccGTAAGAAAAAGCACCTCCTAAAccataagtaaacaaataaactaatatatgaaaccaaaataattttcaaagttccAATAACATTTTCTAAGCAATAAAAGTGGAAACTATCAAAAGTGGAAACTATCAAAAGCTTTGggtataagaaaatatataaactaagAACTCAAACTGCCCGGTAACAGCCAAAAGCTTCACACCTTGAAAAGTCTTCTTTCAAATAACTCCTTTTCTATTGTTGAGCTGCCCTTTCACAAGGCAGtcaataataggaaaatattaacATCACCTAGGGCAATGTTCACAAATAGCTTCAAGGACCACTAATTCTTCTAACAGGCCATGCAAGGCGTGCAAGGGCAGTACGTTTCCTTTCCCTGTGAAAGTTGAGTGATAACCTTAATCAGATTTTCACAGAGGTCTGTGACCTAAAGATAACTGTTAACAGTATTGTATCTTTGTGGAAGCTAGAGTATTTcttagttaagaaaaaaagagtattatAAAATCGCAGGCCATTTAGAAGTACAGAACACTGTATAGATGAACATGTGCTTCTACcaatatattatttcttataatgtgtCCAGtgttaacaaaaaataaagaataaaaaccaaccTGTCTGCTGCTCAACCTTTGGGTCTGATGTTACTTTTAAAGACTTTTCCTCTTCTAAAAACAGTGTTATTTTCAAAGGGCTAGACTTCATCATTTCACATTCAGTGACacctaaaaaatttttaagaaaaaccatATTAATACATATAAGAACCTAGAATTTTTTTGGTTAAGAAATTTAATGTATCCTTTTTCTGAGTATAAAACTGCATTTCAAATCTAGAAATATATAGAGAAGTCCCCAAAACACCTATCCTCTCTTaacttttccatctctctcttcaTCTACACCAAGAGAAAAGGACATCAATATTACCAGgttacagtgtgtttttccaattTCCCCCgtgtatacatatgtgcataGCCTTTTATTTTATCAGCAGGCGATCATATTTACATCCTGTTCTGCAATTTttctcactatttaaaaaaatgtatggcTAAAACCACTTAATAAACTAACAATAGAAGGAAACTACTTCAACATAATTAAAGGCCATACATGAAAagtccacagctaacattatCCTCAGTGTGAAAGACTGGAAGCTTCTCCTCTAAGACCAGGAATAAGACGAGGATACCCATTCTCACCCCTTCTATTCAACTAAGCTTTGGAAGTCCTAGTCATAACagtaggcaagaaaaacaaataaaaatgatccaaatttttaaagaagtaaaattatctctgttcacagataACATGAcagagttcacacacacacacatacacacacacacacaaactgtaaacaaattcagcaacgatgcaagatacaaaaatcaacacacaaatatcagttgcatttttatacactaatgataaacaatctgaaaaggaaattaagaaaacaattatatttacaatactatcaaaaaaaataaaatacttaggaataaacctAAACAAGGTGACAGACTTGTGCACTGTACGCTACAAACATTGatggaagaaatggaagacacaaatagatggaaaaatatcccatgttcatgTATTGAAAGACTTACTATTAAGATGTCCATACTACCccaagcaatctacagattcaacgcaattcctatcaaaatcacAAAGGCATTTATGGAGACACAGAAAAGcctatcctaaaattcatattgaaCTTCAAAGGACCATGAATAtccaaataattctgaaaaagaacaaagttagaagaCCAACATAgttcctaatttcaaaacatataacaaagccatagtaatcaaacaGTACGGTACTAGCATAAAGACAAACAtatagaccaaaggaatagaatagagagcccacaaATAAAACCTCACACATAAAGTTAAATGATCTTGGACAAGGCTGTCAAGATGATTCCTGTAGAAaaccagtttcttcaacaaacaaTGCTGGAAAAACTAAAtatccacattcaaaagaatgaaattggacccttatcttacaccttatagaaaaattaactcaaaaatggattaaaggcctAATGTTAAACTCAAAACTCctagaagcaaacagagagaaaAGTCTTCAATACAATGGACTGGGCAATGATTTCTCGGGtgtgataccaaaagcacaggcaataaaagcaaaaacagacaaatggcactacatcaaacttaaaaagtttcgtgcatcaaaggacacagagaaaatacttacaaatcaTGTATATGATAAGGGATTAACATTCAGCATACATAAAGAAATCCAACAACTCaacaataatttcaaataacCTGATGAAAAAATCGGACAAaggaacttgaatagacatttctccaaagacaatatacaaacagccaacaagcaaatgaaaagatgctcagcatcactaatcatagCAGAAATGCAGTCACAACaatccatcacctcacacctgttaggatggttactatcaaaacaacagaaaataagtattggcaaggatgtgaagatcTGGAGCCTTTGTGTcctgttggtgagattgtaaaaTGTTGAGTCCattgtggaaaatagtatgatggttccttaaaatattaaaataggactactatataatccagcaatcccacccACTTCCAGGTATatgtccaaaagaattgaaagtagggtttcaaagagatatttgcacacccatgttcatagcagcactattcacaatagccaggaggTGGAAGGAACCCACGTGTCCAATGACAGAtcacggataaacaaaatgtggcatatatacacaaatggAATATCATtcggccttaaaaaggaaggaaattctgccacaTGCTGAAACAcaaatgaaccttgaggacattatgctaaattaaataagctagtctcaaaaagacaaatactgtatgaggTACCTAAATTACTCAAATTCAtagatagaaataaatagaaaagagaatgGTGATTACTGGGGCtgaggagaggggaaaatgggaagttgttgtgtatgtgtatagagtttcagtttttgcAAGATGCAAAAGTATGGAGCTCTGTtccacaacaatgtgaatatacttaacactgctgaactgtgcacttaaaaactGTTAAGAAGGTTCAATTTTAGTAATGTGCgttttactacaatttttaaaatttaaaaaaatgttaagtgtcTATGGTATATTAAATGTCATTACAAACAGAGTTATCTTATTCTTTTAAGCAGCAACAAATAATTGATCACATGGatttagcataatttatttatacaGTCTTCCACTAGTGGGCATTTAGGTCATTTAAATCTTATTGTTAAAAATGGTGCTACAATTAATCTCTTTGTACATAGGAGTACATCTTTGCACACTAGTTCAAGAATTCAACTTACAATTACAGAAAAGCTGAATTAAAAAGCATGAACACCTTACAATTCAATAGATATTACTGAATTTTTCTCCAGAAAAGTTGTAGTAATTTACACTCTCATCAAGAGTATGATGATTTCTCACCCTGGAAAGAGAACTAAGGAAGAAGCACATCGCATGGCTagaaatgaataagtgagtggaaatgaagaaatgaatctGCCTTTTTACACTATAGCAGCATTTCTGATTTGCAATCCAGTTCCCAAAACTATGGGGGACTGAAGGCTTCATTTTAAGTGAAGCAGAAATAGAAACACTGACCTGTGGGTTCTGTTCTGGAAGGTTTTGCTGGTGTCTGATTTTTTGTCACCTTTTCCGTTACTGGAAGTGATGGAATATTTGAAACAACTTGATGTTTTTTGAGGGGTGTGCTCTGACAATGAATTTCCTGcaaaaagcaaatgacaaaatacatttttacttttcaaaactaTAGATTCTGTCTTTTTACATGTTATTAAATGAAACAAGTAAGAGCCAGTATTCTACAGAAACTTCCTCAGAACAAAACAGATACTGTGTGAAATGGCCCAGCCATGTTTAGACCATAAGCCCTCAGCGCTAGTTCATAGTCTTGATAATTCCCAGCATGTAAAATCATTGAGACTAGGGGGCAAGAGAGAATGCAAATTCACATCAGAGTTCAGCTTCAGATGAACCAATTCCAACAATCCCCCCTCCATGTCACCTATCACATCCCACACCTGTAAAAATCTAGTGACAGTTCCTCCCTCAGGATTCCACTTCCCATTTACTCAGTGggtaaaatgcaaagaaaacggtgaaagacaaaaacagatctgatgaaaagggaagaagagaaggaaaaaaatccccttATCTGagtctttttaaatcatttacaaGGCATGGAGGAGAAACGGTCATTGTTTTTGAAAAGGCTTTATGATTAAAGCAATaatagaaataatcaaataagaGTAAGAATAATAGCAGCTAATACTTACCTAGAGCTTAATATGTGCCAGTCACctttttaagcattttacatcGTCTCACCTAATGCTCCCAATAACTCTTCCTAAGTTATGtcctattatctccatttcacagatgagaaaactgagacacagatgAGTGAAGCAGCTTGCTCACATAGCTGGTAACTGGCAGAGCCAGTTTACAAACCAGGCATTCTTGTTACAGAACTAGTTCCAGACTATATCGTTTCTCAAGTTAGAAGCGGCTTTTGATGTACACACACAAAGCAAACTATCAAATGCTGTGTTGCAGACGGTCTTAAGGGTAGGCAAGAAGCTtgaggaggggaagaagagagggcAGAAGTGAGAGGAAAGGGCTGAGCGTACCTTGAGAGTAAAAAGTTTTGTACTTTGTATACAATAGACACTTGAAATGAAAGGATGACTATGGAGGTAATACAGAAGTAAAGAGAAATCTGGGAGGTATTTAGTCACTGAATGGATTACAGATAGTCTAAAAGAATGGTACTTGGGGAGAAGTATACAATCATTAATGAAAAAAGTTGATTGTGATAACCATTTTAGAACCAGCATCTAAGTAGAATgttaaaagaaatctgaaatcaattgAATGatgagaataatatttttaaatttcctttttaagtacGTCATTAGTGAATTTCGTAAAGACTTCCGCCAAATGGGAAAATACcacaaaagaaaagcagagttGGCATAAACATTTAAGGAGGTTATAAATGCAAAGTGACATAGTTAACTGGAATAAGAAAGTATGGAAAGAATTATTTTACAATACAGAACCACGAGTTAGATCCCAGCCCTACTTTGGTACTAAGttcacttttctatttgtttatgttACCTGTTTGGTTTctagttgtttgctttttgagTTTTCGCCTTTTTCTGCACTCCATAAATTGCCCTTGTCAAATCGGCCACGAAGACATGCTAGTTCTTTTTCACGTTCCTAAAACCATCAAAAGCTCTATTTTACACAAGAGTCAAGAGTATGTTGAAGAATAATAACCAAACACTACTAAATTTGCTTGCCTTcagttttaagattaaaaaaattcacaGTACACATGGAATACAGGAcaataatatttctaatttgaaataAGTGATACAGAAAATGAAGAGGTTATTTATGTCATTCAAAAAGACTGGCATGCAAATACACAATTTGACCTCTGTAGATTCTATGCTGAGACCACGCAATGGATGTTAAAAGCAGAAGCCATACCTGCTTGAGCCGCTGGGCTACATGGCTAGTCAACGAAGATGTGTTTTGCTTGAATAATCTTTCTTGGATGGCCTTTGTATTTGGAGTGATAATGGGGGTTTTATGGGGTGTGTTACGAGCTGGACTTTCTTTGCTGTGCTCTTGACAACGCTCTCCAAAGCGTTCTAGGAAAGACTTAATTCCTGCTCCTcctacagaaaacacacacatttttggaaGCTATTCAGAATAAGTAACAATTATGATTTCTATGGAAAAAGTTCTAAAATCCAATATGGCTCCAAAATACTTTGATTCTCCTAGGAATATTcactcagaaaataaacaatatgaaaatagttcaaaattgaaaaaaaaattatcatactATTTAATTCTATGCCCTAAAATTTAATTACAGGATTGAGCTCGTTAAAAGCAACTTTTTTAAGGTAAAGTGAAAGGACAGTGGGGATTAGAAAACCCTTTAAGTTATCAGAACCTAAATGATTAGAAGTTGACTGTGTATTAATAATATTCCCTAATCACCAAGTGACCTGGCCATAACCCAATTTACTTATATTTCTACAGcccaatttattttatgttgcttTTAAGAAGTCTAACATATGAAAAGCCAGGAATTAAACTTTTTATctctctcaaaaataaaaattagggaTTATTCACTTTACCAAAGGATGTCTTGATTTTAACAAGTCTTAAAACATAACTCATTTAAAATAGTATGGGGtacatttaaaatagaacaaataggATAGATATCACCTCCATCATGTATGAAAGGAGGTTTCTTAATATCATTaattggcaaacattttcctATAAAGAGCCggagaataaatattttgggctttgcagGCTCTATGGCCattgttgcaactactcaactctgcacTGAAGtatgaaagcagccatggacaacaaaatgggcgtggctgtgttccagtaaaactttattttcaaaaacaggtGAAGGGCAGAATTTTACCCATGGCCATAGTTTCAAGACTCCACATGTCACTTATTACCACTTCATGCCATATCTCAAGCGAGGGTCCGTTAATACAAAGAAAcgtaaattaaatatttctgaggCCCTTTTCATGTATTCTGGATATACACAGTAGccaagaataataaaaagaatgctTCCTATTTATGCCCTCTTATCTATGACCCAAGTCTTTAGAAAATTAGGAGTAACTAACCCTATGGCATGTTGGGATTCTGCTATTGTTTCCACTTCTCATTTTGGCTCATCTAGAAACTGACTGCTGGTTTCTGCTTACCCCATAACTAATGGATTCCCCATTCTCATCTCTCTGTTCGCTTCTGTTTTATGATAAACTATAGTTTCTAGAGAGACTGTATTTTCAAGAagttaaaatttagaatttaaagtcTTTTCAAAATTGATTGCAATGAAAAAGGATATAGTTCAAAGTGAACATTACCATATTTTTGAGTCCTGCATTTCTCAACCAACAGCATGTGGGGTATACCATCAGGTATAAGTCACCCCAAGATAAATGTGGACTTCCTGGAGCGTCAGTTTACTACAGTAGGTAATTCTGAATTTTCATCTGCACACACTCACACGCGATatgcacacatataaatataattgggGTGGAGTCATCTATACACACATTCACTTCCATTTGTTACTAGGGGTGTCTTCACAGTGAGgtctgagaagcactgttctGTACACTTGGTTACAATTATGTGTGTTTCTCCATTATGCCCTTAAAATGTGACTTCCAGTTGTATGTGCTTGGTCGGCATCAAAAAGTATAGAAGAAAGTATCTCGTACAGTCATTCCAGAAGAAAGCATGTTTAAACTATTAAAAGGTAATAGGTTAAATACTTTGACCAGTAACGGGGTTAGGCTACACTAATGAATATTCATTCAACCAATTAAAGCTGAATTTAAAGAAGTCTCATTTGACCCATTCAGGCATTTGCCCCAGCAAACCAACACTGTACATTCCCAACTGGATATTTAAAGGGCTGAGAATAGACACCCCAAAAAATAGTGAGTGGtaactttagatttttaaaaaatacataacctGGTGTTGTAGATTTGTCTTTAGATTGAGAATGCAGACAAATTTCTCTACTTAATTCTTCTTTGGGCCGAACTGTCTGGGATACGGTTGACTTCCCAATTGGTTTTGACACCTCTGTTTTCAGAGAACTAACCGGAGTTTTTCGAAGTACCTCAGGACTTTGTACCTCACCATTTTTAGCATCAGTGATGGATACAGACGATTTGACTGGGGAAGAAGTAGCTTTCTGAAACATGATAATACTCAGGGTAAATAAGATTCACAATTTCTAAAGATAGTCCTATAACAAAACAACTCAAATCCTATTTGCTTGGTAGCCTTTATGTAAACTCATGAAGAAAGCTTGCTGCTCTCTAATAGATCAAACCAATGTGAAAggtgtgaaaaaaaatcaacttagcAAATGTGATTATTCAAATTATAATATGTGATTTGGTCTGCCTAATATATTGATGGCTCATTGAATAAGAGGGATAGGGTtattcactgatttaaaaaacaatttctttcatATTATTGCACTAGTACCTTTATAAATTTTAACTGTGTTAGAccaaattacacatttttttgtattttaattaagtcagtattaacaaaatcaaataatgtaCTTGATGGCTAATTATACAAAGtattaagtacttactatgtgccaagcactatgctaagtgctgtatgcacattatctcatttcatcctccccgTAACCCTTTCTTTCCCGttttacaaaggggaaaataaggGTTTGCGAGATTAAGTAGCTTGTCCAAAGCCACACTTCTAATTATGTGGTGGGGCTGGGACCGAATGTAGGTCTAATTCCAAAACTTAGCCCTACACTTAAAGACAATGCTCAGGAACACaacattttttctctgttttggttttttaagaTGGTTTTTATAAACTGTTGAGGTAGTATATGCGTGAGGTAATCtttcaaacatttgaaaaggATAAAAGGATACACAGTGAAAGTACACATCCACCCTTGACACTTGCCACCTGGAGGTAACTATAGCTACTAGTTTTCAGAAGTATTTGAGATCTTGTATTGATACACATAcgtaaaacattttaatggggAAAGTAATTCTCAGTGTTCTCCCccatttcatattatatatactttggAACTGCATTCAACTAGTGTTAATTTAGTTAACTGCTAATTTATCTTGGGACAGGGGACCGCATTTATGACTTTTCCTTTCTATGAACCCAATATTCTAAAGATACCTATAAACACTATGGATATGTTATAAAATTCAGACCTTCACATAAATTGACATTATCACAcctaacaacaaaagaaaaggttTCCAAACACCAAAGTTGGATTTACTTACCGCAGAGCTGAGAAGTGTAGCCTGAACCAGAGCTGCCCCCTCACTGGAGGATGGGGCTTTCTTCAAAGAGGCAGCGCGGTCCCTTTGGGAACAGCCTGTGGCTTCCGGCTCAACACTGCGGCTATTGATGCTAGCAGATGCTCCACTGGCAGAGGAAAATTTGGATAAACAAGTGGTACCAGGCCGTCCCTGTGCAGTGTTCTGCTTTGCTGCGGAGTGGTTTACATCATCTTCCCAGGAGCAAATGGTTGCAGCAAGGTTGGCCAGACGGCCCCTCCTCCCAAGTGGAGTTGCTGAGGCCTCTGACGGTTTGGAAGGGGAGGCAGCCTTTTCCTCTGGCGGCACTGCTGCCATGAATGAGCTTTCGGGGACATCATCTGAAAAGGACatcatcagaaaaaaagataacaccCATGCTCAAGAGATGCATGTATGTATAAATACCAGGATCACGCCTTTCAGAATTTTTCAGTGAGGTTGATAGGTTTAACTAGTACAAGTTCTCCCATGCATCAAACTATCACGCTGCTTAAATTTGACAGTATATACTCTGCACAATTTAAGGTTATATGTTCCATGGGAACTTTTGCTTTCAAAAATGGATTAGCCCAGTGCCATAtaacagaactttctgcaatgatggagaTGTTCTGTATCGATGCTGTCCAGTACAGCATGCTGTCCACACATGTGGCTAGTGAGCACTTGAAGTGTGCACAGGGCAACTAAGGAACTTAGTTTCACTCGTTTTAATTCATTCAAGTATTTAAAGCTACATAAACCTAGTGATTATGGTAGTGGCGAACACAGGGTTAGACCAAAACGGTTTTTCCGCCGTTACTTCATTTGGAAATAAACCTCAAATAAGTAATACTTCACTTATGAAGGATCTAGGCCTGTACACAtaaagtgtgtgcgtgtgtttgtgtgtatatgtgtgtgtgtgtgtatgtatatatatatatatatatatatatatatatatatatatatatcaaaggtCATGGCACTGTTTTCTTCCACAAATTCCGTCAGTGGAAGAGGCACCCCTCCTCTGTCCAAGGCTTATACCGCTGACTGAAGTTTCAATTCTTCTGCTCCAACACTCCTCAGGGACCTTCTCCAAATAACTCCTTCTACCTCTCCACAGACTTTTTTCTCTGTACATAATATGCTCAAGTCCCCGTCatcttaaaagcagaaacaaacttcCTCCTATCAACAGACACCCCCTTTGTAGCTACTGTCCCTCTTGCCCTGCACAATATTCACTCACCACTCAACTCACTTCAACCCGCCTCCTGCCCAGACCACTGCCCGGAAGTTGCTTTTGCTACTGTCACTAGGTGCCAGGACACACGCTGCAGGCCCTGGACTGCCATCTGTGACATCATTCTCCACTAGCTCTGTCTCTGTGGCCCATCCTTCCTGGTCACCTCTACCAACTACCTCCTTTTGGCTATCCCCCAGGCACCACAGATAACACACCTGATGTTGCAATTGCAACTAACTGGTTCCTCCTCATTGTggcctcttcctctttctcccttatCCTCTGCCATCTTGCCATCATGTCCTCCAGGCTCCTTCTCCTAAATCTCTCAAATCCAGCCTCTCCTCTCCACTTCACAGGTCTTTATCATTTTTTGCGTCTGGGTTATAACGTTAGCCTGCTACCTGGTCTGTCAGTTTCGAAGCCCTGCACTACTCAATCCTGCCTCGATTCTAATGCTGGAGTGGCCTTTCCAGAACACCTGCCTGCTTGACCTCTCCCAGCGCCTCCCAGTCACCCTGGTTAACTTCCAAAGGCTGCGGGCCCTGCAGCTTTCTTCCAATTTATCTCGTGTTTTTCTACCACATGCACCGTATATCAGAATACTGACTTTATCCCCACACTGTGTTCACGGTATCTGTGCTTTGTATACATTCTGTGGCTTCTGCTGAGAGTATCTCCAACGTCTGAAGCCAGCTGCCCCTCCAAGTCCAGAAGCATCGCCCCTGCGTCCCCCAGAAAATCCTCCTGATGGCCACCTGCCCTATGATACCCTCCTGCATACCTCTAGCATGTCTTCTAAGCGGATGCCAGTTGTTACCATGTTTTAGGAATGGGCTTAACAGAGCT belongs to Rhinolophus ferrumequinum isolate MPI-CBG mRhiFer1 chromosome 20, mRhiFer1_v1.p, whole genome shotgun sequence and includes:
- the ANLN gene encoding anillin isoform X2; this translates as MDPFTEKLLERTRARRENLQKKMAERPTAAARSAAHAKRAREPLSEASNQQPLSAGEEKSCTKPSPSKKRCSDNTEIEVSNLENEQPVQSASAKHRSPSPVSTQAQPLASAPACDPVADAPSMPRGQNSRGEAAAASSVKTRMQKLAAQRRHWDNSDVTDDVPESSFMAAVPPEEKAASPSKPSEASATPLGRRGRLANLAATICSWEDDVNHSAAKQNTAQGRPGTTCLSKFSSASGASASINSRSVEPEATGCSQRDRAASLKKAPSSSEGAALVQATLLSSAKATSSPVKSSVSITDAKNGEVQSPEVLRKTPVSSLKTEVSKPIGKSTVSQTVRPKEELSREICLHSQSKDKSTTPGGAGIKSFLERFGERCQEHSKESPARNTPHKTPIITPNTKAIQERLFKQNTSSLTSHVAQRLKQEREKELACLRGRFDKGNLWSAEKGENSKSKQLETKQEIHCQSTPLKKHQVVSNIPSLPVTEKVTKNQTPAKPSRTEPTGVTECEMMKSSPLKITLFLEEEKSLKVTSDPKVEQQTEVVREIEMSVDDDHDINSSKVINDIFSDVLEESELEVEKSQEETDQAEAESNEEQEDGLNISSMSLLAPLAQTVGVVSPESLVSSPRLELKDTSTSDQSPKPGKFQRTRVPRAESGDSIGSEDRDLLYSIDAYRSQRIKEVDRPSIKQVIVRKEDVTSKLEGKKNAEEKNSFPRQVNIKQKMQELNNEINLQQTVIYQASQALNCCVDEEHGKGSLEEAEAERLLLIATEKRTLLMDDLNKLKNEGPQRKNKAGPISQSEFVPSKGSVTLSEIRLPLKADFVCSTVQKPDAANYYFLIILKAGAENMVATPLASTSNSLNGDALTFSTTFTLQDVSNDFEINVEVYSLVQKKDPSVLDKKKKAYKSKSITPKRLLTSITTKSTLHSSVMASPGGLNAVRTSNFALVGSYTLSLSSVGNTKFALDKVPFLSPLEGHIYLKIKCQVNSSIEERGFLTIFEDVSGFGAWHRRWCVLSGNCISYWTYPDDERRKELAVCRYQGRAGSLDAKT